The Starkeya sp. ORNL1 DNA window TCAGGCGCCGCCGCTCCTCGTCCCAGAGCGTCAGCCGCACGCATTTGAAGCTTTCCCACAGCGTGAGGCGGCCGATGTCGCGGAGCTCCGGGTGGTCGCGCAGAACTTCCGGCAGGCGGTAATAGGGGATGCGGCTGCACAGATGGTGCACATGGTGCATGCCGATATTGGCGGTGAACCACCGCAGCAGCGCCGGCAAATCGTAGTGCGAGCTGCCGTGCAGCGCCGCCTCGTGGAAGCTCCAGTTCTCGTCTCCCGCCCAGTGCGCGCCCTCGAACTGATGCTGGACGTAGAACAGCCAGACTCCCGCCGCGGCGCCAAGGAACACGATCGGCAGGTGCACCAGCACGAACGACCAGAAGCCCACCGCATAGATGAGCGCCACGGCGATGAGGGCGATGGCGAGATTGGTCGCCATGGTGCTGACCCAGGGCGTCCAGCCTTTGCGGAAAGCGCCGAGCGGCAGGCGGCTTTGCAGCATGAAGATATAGATCGGACCAATGCCGAACATTACCAATGGATTGCGATACAGCCGATAGCGCAGCTTCCCCCATCGCGAGAGGGCGCGATATTCGCGGACCGTCAGCGTATCGATGTCGCCGATGCCGCGATGGTCGAGATTGCCC harbors:
- a CDS encoding fatty acid desaturase, giving the protein MSTSIQPVTLQQDAVSWMRKLNHYRRSDARRSALEIAITALPFALAWGAMLLALKLDQVWLYGLLMLPTAGLLVRLFMIQHDCGHGSFFSNKSSNDWTGRVLGVLTLTPYDHWKRSHAIHHASQGNLDHRGIGDIDTLTVREYRALSRWGKLRYRLYRNPLVMFGIGPIYIFMLQSRLPLGAFRKGWTPWVSTMATNLAIALIAVALIYAVGFWSFVLVHLPIVFLGAAAGVWLFYVQHQFEGAHWAGDENWSFHEAALHGSSHYDLPALLRWFTANIGMHHVHHLCSRIPYYRLPEVLRDHPELRDIGRLTLWESFKCVRLTLWDEERRRLISFRELASA